A stretch of Vibrio maritimus DNA encodes these proteins:
- a CDS encoding response regulator produces MAHILLIDDDTELTSLLKDILSYEGFDVSEANDGFAGLEAMSEEIDLVLMDVMMPRLNGMDTLKKLRETWETPVLMLTAKGEEIDRVIGLELGADDYLPKPFSDRELLARIKAILRRTSNKSETNTSDGVRFDDIEVFPARQEATCQGNLLDLTTTEFALLHYFVQKPGETLTKEALSLDVLGKRLSAFDRAVDMHVSNLRKKLPEKLDGKPRIKTLRGRGYLLVKE; encoded by the coding sequence ATGGCACACATTCTTCTTATCGATGACGACACTGAACTCACCAGCTTATTAAAAGATATTCTCAGCTATGAGGGCTTTGATGTTTCCGAAGCTAACGATGGTTTCGCAGGTCTAGAAGCGATGAGCGAAGAGATCGATTTGGTATTGATGGATGTGATGATGCCGCGCCTAAATGGCATGGACACACTCAAGAAGCTGCGTGAAACCTGGGAAACGCCGGTATTAATGCTCACCGCGAAGGGCGAAGAGATCGACCGTGTCATTGGTTTAGAGCTCGGCGCTGACGACTACTTACCAAAGCCCTTCAGTGATCGGGAGCTCTTAGCACGTATCAAAGCGATCCTCAGACGCACCTCCAACAAATCCGAGACCAATACCTCTGACGGTGTGCGTTTCGACGATATTGAGGTTTTCCCAGCAAGACAAGAAGCAACCTGTCAGGGTAACTTGCTCGATCTCACTACAACCGAGTTCGCACTGCTGCATTACTTTGTGCAAAAGCCTGGGGAGACCTTAACCAAAGAAGCGCTCAGTCTTGATGTGCTCGGCAAGCGACTGTCTGCGTTTGACCGCGCTGTCGATATGCACGTATCGAACCTAAGAAAAAAACTTCCCGAGAAATTAGATGGCAAGCCTAGAATCAAGACCCTTCGTGGTCGCGGCTACTTGCTAGTGAAGGAATAA
- the cpxA gene encoding envelope stress sensor histidine kinase CpxA, translating to MKLPKITSLYGRIFAIFWFTMLLVLIAVLALPHLDPRVAKEVSGETLGQMTNVRDRIEREFVGEDNIGRIVYKIDKSERQHNKDHKSKGPSFFIVDQEGNILSTQKRTDFKERMLKNFITSVDAFDTPMQKLYGRYMLVGPMPIELANQDYYLYIGLRWTQPPPFLLRMFDKPFQLLLVVMAVSTPLLLWLAWALSQPARRLERAAKRVANGEFKPDPDLETGTTEFRQAGQSFNQMVLAVNQMISGQQRLLSDISHELRSPLTRLRMATGLAARKQGESAELTRIDTEAQRLEQMIGELLELSRMSTDSHVTRESQPASSLWEEIFSDAQFEAEQVGKALHFSEIPDVSIIGNPKLLMSAIENIVRNAIRYSESEINIAVYQQSEMLNIVVEDDGPGVPDDELEDIFRPFYRVSTARDRDSGGTGLGLAITQSAIVQHSGQINASRSDLGGLKMHVELPL from the coding sequence ATGAAACTGCCCAAGATCACCAGCCTGTATGGTCGTATTTTTGCCATCTTTTGGTTTACCATGTTGTTGGTGCTGATTGCGGTACTGGCACTCCCGCACCTTGATCCTCGCGTGGCAAAAGAGGTCTCCGGAGAAACACTTGGGCAAATGACCAATGTTCGCGACAGAATTGAGCGCGAATTTGTTGGTGAGGACAATATTGGGCGTATCGTCTACAAGATTGACAAATCTGAACGACAGCACAATAAAGACCATAAATCCAAAGGACCGAGCTTCTTTATTGTCGACCAAGAAGGCAACATCCTGAGCACGCAAAAGCGCACAGATTTCAAAGAGCGTATGCTCAAGAACTTCATCACCTCGGTTGACGCCTTCGACACGCCAATGCAAAAGCTCTACGGGCGCTATATGCTTGTAGGACCGATGCCTATCGAGCTAGCGAATCAGGATTACTATCTCTATATCGGACTGCGCTGGACGCAGCCACCACCGTTTCTGCTCCGTATGTTTGATAAGCCATTCCAGCTTTTGCTCGTGGTGATGGCGGTCAGTACACCGCTATTACTGTGGCTTGCCTGGGCGCTTAGCCAGCCTGCAAGACGCCTTGAGCGCGCCGCCAAACGGGTCGCCAATGGAGAGTTCAAGCCAGATCCAGACCTAGAAACCGGTACGACGGAGTTTCGACAGGCCGGTCAGAGCTTTAACCAAATGGTGCTGGCCGTAAATCAAATGATTTCAGGTCAGCAGCGGCTGCTCTCTGATATCTCTCACGAGCTTCGTTCACCACTTACGCGCCTCAGAATGGCGACTGGCCTAGCGGCGCGTAAGCAAGGAGAAAGTGCAGAGCTTACACGTATTGATACCGAGGCGCAGCGGTTAGAACAGATGATAGGTGAACTGCTCGAGCTATCCCGCATGAGCACTGACAGTCACGTCACGCGCGAAAGCCAACCAGCAAGCAGCCTTTGGGAAGAGATATTCAGTGACGCTCAGTTTGAAGCAGAACAAGTGGGTAAAGCGCTGCACTTCTCCGAGATACCTGACGTTTCCATTATCGGTAACCCGAAGCTTCTTATGAGCGCTATCGAAAATATCGTCCGTAACGCCATTCGCTATAGCGAATCAGAGATCAATATCGCCGTCTATCAGCAATCAGAGATGCTAAACATCGTCGTAGAGGATGATGGCCCTGGTGTGCCTGATGACGAGCTTGAAGATATCTTTAGACCTTTCTATCGCGTCTCTACCGCACGCGATCGTGACTCTGGGGGGACGGGTCTTGGTCTAGCAATCACACAAAGCGCTATCGTTCAACACAGTGGACAAATTAACGCCTCACGCAGTGATCTCGGTGGCTTAAAAATGCACGTTGAACTGCCGCTATAA
- a CDS encoding CpxP family protein, with protein sequence MKLSKKLVIAATVLPLALGSASALAYGGGKGGHHGKGGEGMCGGFDGKRMFRELDLTDAQKEQMKQLRESNKQQMKQKFGGDFAAKKAEMQARQQKMQDLVLADTFDAEAANALATEMVEKQAERRVKKLEKQHEMMSILTPEQKVKFKELSQERMEKCFAKMEKRAEKFAEE encoded by the coding sequence ATGAAACTTTCAAAAAAATTGGTTATCGCTGCAACAGTTCTTCCACTCGCTCTAGGCTCAGCAAGCGCACTTGCATACGGTGGTGGTAAAGGTGGTCATCACGGTAAAGGCGGTGAGGGTATGTGCGGTGGCTTCGACGGTAAGCGCATGTTCCGTGAACTTGACTTAACTGACGCTCAGAAAGAGCAGATGAAGCAGCTTCGCGAAAGCAACAAGCAGCAGATGAAACAGAAGTTTGGTGGTGATTTCGCTGCTAAGAAAGCGGAAATGCAGGCTCGCCAGCAAAAAATGCAAGATTTGGTATTGGCCGATACCTTTGATGCAGAAGCCGCAAATGCTCTAGCAACGGAAATGGTTGAAAAACAAGCTGAGCGTCGTGTGAAAAAGCTAGAGAAGCAACATGAGATGATGAGCATTCTAACGCCAGAGCAAAAAGTGAAGTTTAAAGAACTGTCTCAAGAGCGTATGGAAAAATGCTTCGCGAAAATGGAGAAGCGCGCAGAGAAATTTGCTGAAGAGTAA